A genomic region of Mesorhizobium sp. NZP2077 contains the following coding sequences:
- the leuB gene encoding 3-isopropylmalate dehydrogenase, translated as MATKHLFLLPGDGIGPEAMAEVKKLIAAMNDKLGSGFVTDEGLVGGCAYDAHGAAISDADMAKAMAADAVLFGAVGGPKWDAVPYEVRPEAGLLRLRKDMELFANLRPAICYPALAASSSLKQEVVEGLDILIVRELTGGVYFGEPKQIIDLGNGQKRGIDTQVYDTFEIERISGVAFELARTRKNHVTSMEKRNVMKSGVLWNEVVTQTHKARYSDVKLDHMLADAGGMQLVRWPKQFDVIVTDNLFGDMLSDIAAMLTGSIGMLPSASLGAPDAKTKKRKALYEPVHGSAPDIAGKGIANPIAMIASFAMCLRYSFGMVDEADKLEGAIAAVLDQGLRTKDILSAGMTEVGTVAMGDAIIAKFLG; from the coding sequence ATGGCAACGAAGCATCTTTTCCTGCTCCCCGGCGACGGCATCGGCCCCGAGGCCATGGCCGAGGTCAAGAAACTGATCGCGGCCATGAACGACAAGCTCGGCAGCGGCTTCGTCACCGATGAGGGCCTGGTCGGCGGCTGCGCTTACGATGCGCATGGGGCAGCGATCTCCGATGCCGACATGGCAAAGGCGATGGCGGCCGACGCGGTGCTGTTCGGCGCGGTCGGCGGGCCGAAATGGGATGCGGTGCCTTACGAGGTGCGCCCGGAGGCCGGCCTGCTGCGCCTGCGCAAGGACATGGAGCTGTTCGCCAATCTGCGCCCGGCGATCTGCTACCCGGCGCTGGCCGCATCCTCCTCGCTCAAGCAGGAAGTGGTCGAAGGCCTCGATATCCTCATCGTGCGCGAGCTGACCGGCGGCGTCTACTTCGGCGAACCCAAGCAGATCATCGATCTCGGCAATGGCCAGAAGCGCGGCATCGACACCCAGGTCTACGATACGTTCGAGATCGAGCGCATTTCGGGCGTCGCCTTCGAATTGGCGCGCACCCGCAAGAACCACGTCACCTCGATGGAAAAGCGCAACGTCATGAAGTCGGGCGTGCTGTGGAACGAGGTCGTCACCCAGACCCACAAGGCGCGCTATTCCGACGTCAAGCTCGACCATATGCTGGCCGATGCCGGCGGCATGCAGCTGGTGCGCTGGCCCAAGCAGTTCGACGTCATCGTCACCGACAATCTGTTCGGCGACATGCTGTCCGACATCGCCGCCATGCTGACCGGCTCGATCGGCATGCTGCCGTCGGCCTCGCTCGGCGCGCCTGACGCCAAGACCAAGAAGCGCAAGGCGCTGTACGAGCCGGTGCACGGCTCGGCGCCCGACATTGCCGGCAAGGGCATCGCCAACCCGATCGCCATGATCGCCTCCTTCGCCATGTGCCTGCGCTATTCCTTCGGCATGGTCGATGAAGCCGACAAGCTCGAAGGCGCCATCGCCGCCGTGCTCGATCAGGGCCTGCGCACCAAGGATATCTTGTCCGCCGGCATGACCGAGGTCGGCACGGTTGCGATGGGCGACGCGATCATCGCCAAGTTCCTGGGATAA
- a CDS encoding MarR family transcriptional regulator: MLLWRTTMRWQRVMTAALAPLDLTHVQFVLLASAMWLGRNGEPPNQVQLAAQAGTEVKMTSDVVARLEAKGLIAREVDPRDSRAKVIRITPTGTAAAQRAIVAVEAADAAFFEPVDEAQLVGLLRQLAGEIR; encoded by the coding sequence TTGTTGCTCTGGCGAACCACCATGCGCTGGCAGCGCGTCATGACGGCGGCATTGGCCCCACTCGACCTGACCCACGTCCAGTTCGTGCTGCTTGCCTCGGCGATGTGGCTCGGCCGCAATGGCGAGCCGCCCAATCAGGTGCAGCTCGCCGCCCAGGCCGGTACCGAGGTGAAGATGACGTCGGATGTCGTTGCCCGGCTGGAGGCAAAAGGATTGATTGCGCGGGAGGTCGACCCCAGGGATTCCCGCGCCAAGGTGATCCGCATCACGCCGACAGGGACGGCCGCAGCGCAGCGCGCCATAGTCGCCGTCGAGGCCGCCGACGCGGCCTTCTTCGAGCCGGTGGACGAAGCGCAACTCGTTGGCTTGCTGCGCCAGCTGGCCGGCGAGATACGCTGA
- a CDS encoding polyketide cyclase: MWSNEYTAISSLPAAAVWNALKALHEGRLTYEGSDTFVLHGPFAKGTRVSVTPVGQDTFESVIVDLVENVTYADETSFGDTRLLFRHTLVSVEGGTQVTHRLEISGPSAAEVGPELGPQISGDFDTSMAKLFEQAEELASRG, from the coding sequence ATGTGGAGCAACGAGTACACCGCAATTTCCTCCCTTCCCGCAGCAGCCGTCTGGAACGCGCTGAAGGCGCTGCATGAAGGCCGCCTGACCTATGAGGGCTCCGACACCTTCGTGCTGCACGGCCCGTTCGCGAAGGGCACCCGTGTCTCGGTGACGCCGGTCGGTCAGGACACGTTTGAATCTGTTATCGTCGATCTCGTCGAGAACGTCACCTATGCCGACGAGACCTCGTTCGGTGACACCAGGCTGCTGTTTCGGCATACGCTGGTGTCGGTCGAAGGCGGCACGCAGGTGACCCATCGGCTCGAAATATCAGGCCCTTCGGCCGCCGAGGTCGGACCGGAACTCGGGCCGCAGATCAGCGGCGATTTCGACACCTCGATGGCTAAATTGTTCGAGCAGGCAGAGGAGCTGGCAAGCCGTGGCTGA
- a CDS encoding DUF805 domain-containing protein — protein sequence MIPALIFTFAAGLSWIALVVRRLHDVGLSGWFVLPCFIPAVGGVAMLVLGLVQSQVGENPWGPVPAGVRT from the coding sequence TTGATACCCGCTCTTATCTTCACATTTGCAGCCGGCCTGTCGTGGATCGCACTCGTTGTGCGGCGTTTGCACGATGTCGGCCTGAGCGGCTGGTTTGTCTTGCCCTGCTTCATCCCAGCCGTCGGCGGGGTGGCCATGCTGGTCTTGGGGCTTGTGCAGTCTCAGGTGGGCGAAAACCCCTGGGGGCCGGTGCCGGCAGGGGTCAGGACCTAG
- a CDS encoding DUF805 domain-containing protein, translated as MRGEVLHYDEDQGFGFITGADGNRYTFTRENLRRQAAMPKGAAVEFQAGGGQARDVFSIASQTASPAAESSISAAPAQAVPAASAAQAQPFGRSSEPAEPTDLWGYFWRGVTQNYFNFAGRARRKEYWGYCLFWTIALLMIMGVGVFADVEMGNFDNAEVPAMTVGLFGLFLLATFLPNLGMIVRRLHDLGLTGWLCLLILIPTFGSLIILVFALIPTQGRENQWGPVPAGLII; from the coding sequence ATGCGCGGCGAAGTGCTCCACTATGACGAGGATCAGGGCTTCGGCTTCATCACCGGAGCCGACGGCAACCGCTACACGTTCACCCGCGAGAACCTCCGCCGGCAAGCCGCGATGCCCAAGGGAGCGGCAGTCGAGTTCCAGGCCGGCGGCGGCCAGGCGCGTGACGTTTTCTCGATTGCCTCACAGACAGCAAGCCCGGCCGCCGAGTCCAGCATAAGCGCCGCACCGGCTCAAGCCGTTCCCGCAGCCAGTGCAGCGCAGGCGCAGCCTTTCGGCCGGTCTTCCGAACCAGCCGAGCCCACCGATCTCTGGGGTTATTTCTGGCGCGGGGTGACCCAAAACTACTTCAACTTCGCCGGCCGCGCCCGGCGCAAGGAATATTGGGGCTATTGCCTGTTCTGGACGATTGCGTTGCTGATGATCATGGGCGTCGGCGTTTTCGCCGATGTCGAGATGGGCAATTTCGACAACGCCGAGGTGCCGGCGATGACGGTCGGGCTTTTCGGCCTTTTCCTGCTGGCCACCTTCCTGCCCAATCTCGGCATGATCGTGCGCCGCCTGCACGACCTCGGCCTGACCGGCTGGCTCTGCCTGCTCATCCTGATCCCCACCTTCGGCAGCCTGATCATCCTGGTCTTCGCGCTGATCCCGACACAGGGACGCGAAAACCAGTGGGGGCCGGTGCCGGCGGGCCTCATCATTTAG
- a CDS encoding glycosyltransferase, whose protein sequence is MAIDATGLMLWPPGKGLAGIPRVESFLVNAALADPDPSVEVVAFRSGEGRFRPLVPYEQDHVAAGEISPHRVKRWRGRCTALSQAFEVVRKQPWDKREMDRHLARTVTNGRKGIAYQATRLLIRAYRLDQRARIRFGLRQDAIAQPVKAEPGLVLISHHILTQEDRSTVSGAAGKLAFLCHDIIPALRPDLLGSGTSERRFGSYLEQLVRSGAPAFCASDEVGATLTEHMRKAGIAAPVVYRFPMPSILHANASRAGTTSRIEAGEPFVLYCSTIEVRKNHILLARIWQQALEEGVKLPRLVCAGRWGWMIEPLRAYLKAHPELLQSVTFTGLVSDEQLIQYYRSASFGVFPSHIEGWGYGASECLDFGVPVIVSTTPSLIEATGGLMPAIDSNDQAGWYAAIRRMAEDHAWRASLAERIAQNHRPTPASASWAAIKAGLQASAARQRTEQQAG, encoded by the coding sequence TTGGCCATCGATGCCACCGGGCTGATGCTCTGGCCGCCCGGCAAGGGCCTGGCGGGCATTCCGCGGGTCGAAAGTTTTCTCGTCAATGCGGCCCTGGCGGATCCCGACCCCAGCGTGGAGGTGGTGGCGTTCAGGTCCGGGGAAGGCCGGTTCCGGCCGCTCGTCCCTTACGAACAGGACCATGTCGCGGCGGGCGAGATTTCACCGCATCGTGTCAAAAGGTGGCGGGGGAGATGCACAGCGCTGTCGCAGGCCTTCGAGGTGGTGCGCAAGCAGCCTTGGGACAAGCGTGAGATGGACCGCCATCTGGCCAGGACGGTGACCAACGGCCGCAAGGGGATCGCCTATCAGGCGACGAGGCTCCTGATCCGCGCCTATCGTCTGGACCAGCGGGCGAGGATCCGGTTTGGTTTGCGCCAGGACGCGATAGCGCAGCCGGTCAAGGCGGAACCCGGCCTTGTGCTGATCAGCCATCATATCCTGACCCAGGAAGACCGGTCCACCGTCTCGGGGGCCGCCGGCAAGCTGGCCTTCCTCTGTCACGACATCATCCCGGCCTTGCGCCCCGATCTGCTTGGCTCGGGCACCAGCGAGCGCCGCTTCGGCTCCTATCTCGAGCAGCTCGTGCGTTCCGGCGCTCCGGCATTCTGCGCCTCCGACGAGGTCGGCGCGACGCTGACCGAGCATATGCGCAAGGCCGGCATCGCCGCGCCCGTGGTGTACCGCTTTCCGATGCCCTCGATCCTGCACGCAAACGCATCGCGCGCCGGCACGACCTCGCGTATCGAGGCCGGCGAGCCGTTCGTGCTCTATTGCTCGACCATCGAAGTGCGCAAGAACCACATCCTCCTGGCGCGGATCTGGCAGCAAGCGCTCGAGGAAGGCGTCAAGCTGCCAAGGCTTGTCTGCGCCGGGCGCTGGGGCTGGATGATCGAGCCGCTGCGCGCCTATCTCAAGGCGCATCCCGAACTGCTCCAGTCGGTCACTTTCACCGGACTGGTCAGCGACGAGCAGCTCATCCAATATTATCGCAGCGCCAGCTTCGGTGTCTTTCCCTCGCATATAGAGGGCTGGGGCTACGGCGCCTCGGAATGTCTAGATTTCGGCGTTCCGGTCATCGTCTCGACAACGCCGTCGCTGATCGAGGCGACCGGAGGCCTGATGCCGGCGATCGATTCCAACGATCAGGCCGGCTGGTATGCTGCGATCCGCAGGATGGCGGAGGATCACGCCTGGCGCGCCTCGCTGGCGGAGCGCATCGCCCAAAACCACCGGCCGACGCCTGCGTCGGCAAGCTGGGCTGCCATCAAGGCAGGCCTGCAGGCGAGCGCAGCCCGCCAGCGCACCGAACAGCAGGCAGGCTGA
- a CDS encoding DEAD/DEAH box helicase has protein sequence MSNFEAIVPALAQALEKRGYSELTPVQKAVLELGQADALVSAQTGSGKTVAFGLALAPTLLGDAERFGHAAAPLALAVAPTRELALQVTRELEWLYELTGATVASCVGGMDMRTERRVLDRGAHIVVGTPGRLRDHITRNSLDMSALKAVVLDEADEMLDLGFREDLEFILDAAPADRRTLMFSATVPRSIATLAQGYQRDAIRISAAGEEKQHLDIEYRALSVAQADRENAIINVLRFYEAKNALVFCNTRAAVNHLTARFNNRNFSVVALSGELSQNERSHALQAMRDGRAKVCIATDVAARGIDLPNLELVIHADLPTNPETLLHRSGRTGRAGRKGVSALIVPNSARKRTERLLQNAGLKATWASPPSADDVIRRDDERILADPAFDEPVKDDERGFIDALLAKHGAEQVAAAFVRQCRASRSAPEDLMDVAPFTPSRERPAGENFARRDEAPSRREDFGNSVWFSLSIGRRQNAEPRWLIPMLCRTGSISKREIGAIKMQPEETYVQIAADWADRFLAAIGPDRKLQGNIVVKRLEGTPDLSRAGYQPPSPDKKPHRGKAPFDPNAPKRKFEKLAPASADQRPAAAHEAKPWAKKPGKPKFDNAGPPKHKKAKKHPS, from the coding sequence ATGTCCAACTTCGAAGCTATTGTCCCAGCGCTTGCACAGGCGCTGGAAAAACGCGGTTATTCCGAACTGACGCCGGTGCAGAAGGCGGTTCTGGAGCTCGGCCAGGCTGATGCGCTGGTCTCGGCGCAGACCGGCTCCGGCAAGACCGTCGCTTTCGGTCTTGCTCTGGCGCCGACCCTTCTGGGCGATGCGGAGCGCTTTGGCCATGCCGCAGCCCCGCTGGCACTGGCCGTGGCGCCGACGCGCGAACTGGCGCTGCAAGTGACACGCGAACTGGAATGGCTCTATGAACTGACCGGCGCGACGGTGGCGTCCTGCGTCGGCGGCATGGACATGCGCACCGAGCGGCGCGTGCTGGACCGCGGCGCCCATATTGTCGTCGGCACACCGGGCCGCCTGCGCGACCACATCACGCGAAACTCGCTCGATATGTCGGCGCTCAAGGCCGTGGTGCTGGACGAGGCCGACGAGATGCTCGATCTCGGTTTTCGCGAGGATCTCGAATTCATCCTCGACGCCGCCCCGGCCGACCGCCGCACGCTGATGTTCTCGGCCACCGTGCCGCGTTCGATCGCAACGCTGGCCCAAGGCTACCAGCGCGATGCCATACGTATTTCCGCCGCCGGCGAGGAAAAGCAGCATCTCGACATCGAATACCGGGCGCTGAGCGTCGCCCAGGCCGACCGCGAGAACGCCATCATCAACGTGCTGCGCTTCTATGAAGCGAAGAACGCGCTGGTGTTCTGCAACACGCGCGCCGCGGTCAATCATCTGACCGCGCGCTTCAACAACCGCAATTTTTCGGTCGTGGCGCTATCGGGCGAACTTAGCCAGAACGAACGCAGCCATGCTCTGCAGGCGATGCGCGACGGCCGCGCAAAAGTCTGCATCGCCACCGACGTCGCGGCGCGCGGTATCGACCTGCCCAACCTCGAACTGGTCATCCACGCCGACCTGCCGACCAATCCCGAAACGCTGCTGCACCGCAGCGGCCGCACCGGGCGCGCCGGGCGCAAGGGCGTCAGCGCGCTGATCGTGCCCAACAGCGCCCGCAAGCGCACAGAACGGCTGCTGCAGAACGCCGGGCTGAAGGCGACATGGGCAAGCCCACCTTCCGCCGACGACGTGATCCGGCGCGACGACGAACGCATCCTGGCCGACCCGGCCTTCGACGAGCCGGTGAAGGATGACGAGCGCGGCTTCATCGACGCGCTTCTCGCCAAGCATGGCGCCGAACAGGTGGCTGCCGCCTTCGTGCGCCAGTGCCGCGCCAGCCGCTCGGCGCCCGAGGATCTGATGGACGTGGCACCGTTCACGCCTTCGCGTGAAAGACCGGCGGGCGAAAACTTCGCGCGCCGTGACGAGGCGCCCAGCCGCCGAGAAGATTTCGGCAACAGCGTCTGGTTCTCGCTGTCGATCGGACGCCGGCAGAACGCCGAACCGCGCTGGCTGATCCCGATGCTGTGCCGCACCGGCAGCATCTCAAAGCGCGAGATCGGCGCCATCAAGATGCAGCCGGAAGAGACCTACGTGCAGATCGCGGCGGACTGGGCCGACCGCTTTCTCGCCGCGATCGGACCCGACCGCAAATTGCAGGGCAACATCGTGGTAAAACGGCTGGAGGGCACGCCGGACCTGTCGCGCGCCGGCTATCAGCCGCCGAGCCCGGACAAGAAGCCGCATCGCGGCAAGGCGCCATTCGACCCGAACGCGCCGAAGCGCAAATTCGAGAAGCTCGCACCGGCTTCAGCCGACCAGCGCCCGGCAGCCGCGCATGAGGCAAAGCCATGGGCAAAAAAGCCGGGCAAGCCGAAATTCGACAATGCCGGCCCGCCGAAGCACAAGAAGGCGAAGAAGCACCCTTCATAG
- a CDS encoding aspartate-semialdehyde dehydrogenase produces MSFKVAVVGATGNVGREMLNILEERGFPVSEVVALASRRSQGTEVSFGDRTLKVKTLDQYDFSDTDICIMSAGGNVSKEWSPKIGKQGCVVIDNSSAFRYDQDVPLIVPEVNPDAISLFTRKNIIANPNCSTAQLVVALKPLHDFATIKRVVVATYQSVSGAGKEGMDELFTQTRAVFVADGVEVKKFTKRIAFNVIPHIDVFLDDGSTKEEWKMVAETKKMLDPKIKLTATCVRVPVFIGHSEAVNIEFEKPITADEARDILREAPGCQVLDKREDGGYITPLESAGEDATFISRIREDSTIDNGLSMWIVSDNLRKGAALNAVQIAELLVERGLIQPKKKAA; encoded by the coding sequence ATGAGTTTCAAGGTTGCAGTCGTCGGCGCCACGGGCAATGTGGGCCGGGAAATGCTCAACATACTGGAAGAGCGCGGCTTTCCGGTAAGTGAAGTCGTGGCGCTCGCCTCGCGGCGCAGCCAGGGCACGGAAGTGTCGTTCGGCGACCGCACGCTGAAGGTCAAGACGCTCGATCAATATGATTTTTCCGACACCGATATCTGCATCATGTCGGCCGGTGGCAACGTTTCCAAGGAATGGTCGCCCAAGATCGGCAAGCAGGGCTGCGTCGTCATCGATAATTCGTCGGCCTTCCGCTACGACCAGGACGTGCCGCTGATCGTGCCGGAAGTGAACCCGGACGCGATCTCGCTGTTCACGCGCAAGAACATCATCGCCAATCCGAACTGCTCGACGGCGCAGCTGGTCGTGGCGCTGAAGCCGCTGCATGATTTCGCCACCATCAAGCGCGTCGTCGTCGCCACCTACCAGTCGGTGTCGGGCGCCGGCAAGGAAGGCATGGACGAGCTGTTCACGCAGACGCGAGCCGTGTTCGTCGCCGACGGTGTCGAGGTCAAGAAGTTCACCAAGCGCATCGCCTTCAACGTCATCCCGCATATCGACGTCTTCCTAGACGACGGCTCGACCAAGGAAGAGTGGAAGATGGTCGCTGAGACCAAGAAGATGCTCGATCCCAAGATCAAGCTGACGGCGACCTGCGTGCGCGTGCCGGTGTTCATCGGCCATTCGGAAGCGGTCAACATCGAGTTCGAAAAGCCGATCACCGCCGACGAGGCGCGTGATATCCTGCGCGAGGCGCCGGGCTGCCAGGTCTTGGACAAGCGCGAGGATGGCGGCTACATCACGCCGCTCGAATCGGCTGGCGAGGACGCCACCTTCATCTCGCGCATCCGCGAGGATTCGACCATCGACAACGGCCTGTCGATGTGGATCGTCTCCGACAATCTGCGCAAGGGCGCGGCGCTCAACGCGGTGCAGATCGCCGAGCTTCTGGTCGAGCGTGGCCTGATCCAGCCGAAGAAGAAGGCGGCCTAG
- a CDS encoding GNAT family N-acetyltransferase has product MPRRALREGAGRPAWTGQGIGSRLLLDATAALPVVKLHCFQANTGARRFYEGRGFQAESFGDGTTNEEGLPDILYVRRR; this is encoded by the coding sequence CTGCCGCGGCGGGCCCTCCGCGAGGGCGCCGGACGACCGGCCTGGACGGGGCAAGGCATAGGCAGCCGGTTGCTATTAGACGCGACCGCTGCTCTGCCGGTCGTGAAACTCCATTGCTTCCAGGCCAACACCGGCGCCCGGCGCTTCTATGAGGGTCGTGGGTTCCAGGCGGAGTCGTTTGGCGACGGCACGACCAACGAGGAAGGCCTGCCGGATATTCTGTACGTCCGCAGGCGCTGA
- a CDS encoding ACT domain-containing protein, producing the protein MTGETDLKTLLASMTPELLDGIYVFTTLAPGILQPEGLEATMVFREREGTTLIVTEEAAKAAGLTPSFRCRMITLNIHSSLEAVGFLAAITTRLAAVGMGVNPVSAFYHDHLFIPAERGEEAMVLLRGLAAENGRIE; encoded by the coding sequence ATGACCGGCGAGACCGATCTCAAGACATTGCTGGCATCGATGACGCCGGAACTGCTCGACGGCATCTATGTCTTCACCACGCTGGCGCCTGGTATTCTCCAGCCCGAAGGCCTCGAAGCGACGATGGTGTTTCGCGAGCGCGAGGGCACGACGCTTATCGTGACCGAGGAAGCGGCAAAGGCAGCCGGACTGACCCCTTCGTTCCGCTGCCGAATGATCACGCTGAACATCCATTCCTCGCTGGAAGCAGTCGGCTTCCTCGCCGCCATCACCACGCGGCTCGCCGCCGTCGGCATGGGCGTCAATCCAGTCTCGGCGTTCTATCACGACCATCTGTTCATCCCGGCGGAGCGGGGGGAGGAAGCGATGGTCTTATTGCGCGGACTGGCGGCAGAGAATGGACGGATTGAGTAA
- a CDS encoding bestrophin family protein yields MIVRPRPTFLQLFFIMRGSVVPRILPQIFGFALYSAIIVALARRFQLDLGVFNITPFGLVGVTLSIYLSFRNNAAYDRWWEARKLWGALVFEIRNLARATTSLIADPAEQRALLMEALAFCHFLRGQLRKTDSVKDAHAFIDTETDTAAKFANPADEMVRRMGRRANAQRRAGEVDSIGFRILDERLASITAIQAGCERIAGTPLPFAYTLLVHRTAYIVCLLLPIGLISSTGWATPLFTALIAYTFFGLDALSEELEDPFGTEANDLALDGLCRVCEISVFEALGETPPKMIAAERFYFS; encoded by the coding sequence ATGATCGTTCGCCCGCGCCCGACATTCCTGCAGCTGTTCTTCATCATGCGCGGCTCCGTGGTGCCACGTATCCTGCCGCAGATCTTTGGCTTCGCGCTCTATTCGGCGATCATCGTCGCTCTCGCACGCAGGTTTCAGCTGGATCTTGGCGTCTTCAACATCACGCCTTTCGGACTGGTCGGCGTGACCCTGTCGATCTACCTGTCGTTCCGCAACAATGCCGCCTATGACCGCTGGTGGGAGGCGCGCAAGCTGTGGGGCGCGCTGGTCTTCGAGATCCGCAATCTGGCGCGGGCCACGACTAGCCTGATCGCCGACCCGGCCGAGCAGCGTGCTTTGCTCATGGAGGCGCTTGCCTTCTGCCATTTCCTGCGCGGGCAGTTGCGCAAGACCGACAGTGTGAAAGACGCCCATGCCTTCATCGATACCGAGACGGACACGGCTGCAAAATTCGCCAATCCGGCCGACGAGATGGTCAGGCGCATGGGCCGCCGCGCCAACGCACAGCGCCGGGCCGGCGAGGTCGATTCGATCGGCTTTCGCATCCTGGATGAGAGGCTGGCATCGATCACGGCCATTCAGGCAGGCTGCGAGCGGATCGCCGGCACGCCCTTGCCGTTTGCCTATACGCTGCTGGTGCATCGCACGGCCTACATCGTCTGCCTGCTGCTGCCTATCGGGCTGATCTCGAGCACCGGCTGGGCAACGCCATTGTTCACGGCGCTGATCGCCTACACCTTCTTCGGCCTCGACGCGCTGTCGGAAGAGCTCGAGGATCCGTTCGGCACCGAGGCCAACGACCTGGCGCTGGACGGCCTGTGCCGTGTCTGCGAAATCTCCGTCTTCGAGGCGCTGGGCGAAACACCGCCGAAGATGATCGCGGCCGAGAGGTTTTACTTCTCCTGA
- a CDS encoding DoxX family protein: MSISETAPVSSGALWTGRVLSGLTILFMIFDGAIKLPPLDVVTQTMVPLGWPADPDMARLLGVIGLFATALYAWPRTSVLGAILLTAYMGGAIATKLRIDSPLFSHTLFGVYLGIILWGGLYLRDPKVRALIPFSR, encoded by the coding sequence ATGAGCATTTCTGAAACCGCGCCCGTTTCGTCCGGCGCCTTGTGGACCGGCCGCGTGCTCAGCGGCCTCACCATCCTGTTCATGATCTTCGACGGCGCCATCAAGCTGCCGCCGCTCGATGTCGTCACCCAGACGATGGTGCCGCTCGGCTGGCCGGCAGACCCTGATATGGCGCGCTTGCTCGGCGTCATCGGCCTGTTCGCGACGGCGCTCTACGCATGGCCGCGCACTTCGGTTCTCGGCGCCATACTGCTCACCGCCTATATGGGCGGCGCCATCGCCACAAAACTGCGCATCGACAGCCCGCTGTTCTCGCACACGCTGTTCGGCGTCTATCTCGGCATCATCCTGTGGGGCGGCCTCTATCTGCGCGACCCCAAGGTGCGCGCGCTGATCCCGTTCAGCCGTTGA
- a CDS encoding SRPBCC family protein: MFSTILIILVALVAAILIYAATRPNDFVTTRTATIKAPPEAIFPMINDFNRWPTWSPYEKLDPNMKRTLSGAASGKGAAYAWEGNGKAGKGRMEIVNSVPSSQVALKLDFEKPFRANNSVDFTLTPSGDTTAVSWAMRGSRPFIAKLMGLFMNFDTLIGRDFEVGLANLKRNTEA, encoded by the coding sequence ATGTTCAGCACCATCCTCATTATCCTGGTCGCCCTTGTCGCCGCCATCCTCATCTATGCCGCGACACGGCCGAATGATTTCGTCACCACCCGCACCGCCACCATCAAGGCGCCGCCGGAAGCGATCTTCCCAATGATCAACGATTTCAACCGCTGGCCGACATGGTCGCCTTACGAAAAGCTCGACCCCAACATGAAGCGTACACTCTCCGGCGCGGCAAGCGGCAAGGGCGCCGCCTATGCCTGGGAAGGCAATGGCAAGGCCGGCAAGGGGCGCATGGAGATCGTCAATTCGGTGCCGTCCTCGCAGGTCGCGCTCAAGCTCGATTTCGAGAAGCCGTTCCGCGCCAACAACAGCGTCGACTTCACCCTGACGCCTTCTGGCGACACCACCGCCGTCAGCTGGGCGATGCGCGGCAGCCGGCCCTTCATCGCCAAGCTGATGGGCCTGTTCATGAACTTCGACACGCTGATCGGCCGGGATTTCGAGGTCGGCCTCGCCAATCTAAAGCGCAACACCGAGGCATGA
- a CDS encoding YMGG-like glycine zipper-containing protein, which produces MKKILTILLLTTALGACSQTEKGAAVGGLGGAAIGAAVAGDPVQGAIVGGAVGAVAGALIGHASESGQCRYRDRHGRVYVDRCPDGY; this is translated from the coding sequence ATGAAGAAAATCTTGACCATTCTGCTGCTGACGACCGCGCTTGGTGCTTGTTCGCAGACGGAAAAAGGTGCTGCCGTGGGCGGCCTTGGCGGCGCTGCGATCGGCGCGGCCGTGGCCGGAGATCCGGTGCAGGGCGCGATTGTCGGCGGCGCAGTCGGTGCAGTGGCCGGGGCGCTCATCGGCCATGCCAGCGAAAGCGGCCAATGCCGGTACCGCGACCGCCATGGGCGAGTCTATGTTGACCGCTGCCCTGACGGCTATTGA
- the rpsP gene encoding 30S ribosomal protein S16: MALKIRLARAGSKKRPYYHVVVADARSPRDGRFIESLGSWNPLLPKDGERVKVDADRVKHWLSHGAQPTDRVLRFLDEAGIAKRDARSNPKKAEPGKKAQERAALLKKAQEDAAAAVAAAAAAPAEAEAATAE, translated from the coding sequence ATGGCACTGAAGATCAGACTGGCCCGTGCGGGCTCGAAGAAGCGTCCTTACTACCACGTCGTCGTCGCCGACGCCCGTTCGCCGCGCGACGGCCGGTTCATCGAGTCGCTCGGCTCGTGGAACCCGCTGCTGCCCAAGGACGGCGAGCGCGTCAAGGTCGACGCCGACCGCGTCAAGCATTGGCTGTCGCATGGCGCCCAGCCGACCGACCGCGTGCTGCGCTTCCTCGACGAGGCCGGCATTGCCAAGCGCGACGCCCGCTCCAACCCGAAGAAGGCCGAGCCGGGCAAGAAGGCCCAGGAACGCGCCGCCCTTCTGAAGAAGGCGCAGGAAGACGCTGCCGCCGCTGTTGCAGCCGCAGCTGCCGCACCGGCCGAGGCGGAAGCCGCCACTGCCGAATAA